Proteins co-encoded in one Streptomyces sp. JH34 genomic window:
- a CDS encoding response regulator transcription factor — protein sequence MSVLLEQPASLVAYRPNKPTAMVVVADPRVRSTVTRHLWALGVRDVIEASSIAEARPRVGNPRDICVADVHLPDGSGLTLLSETRAAGWPNGLALSAADDIGAVRNALAGGVKGYVVTGTRTNIGHPTRPGMAPIGANAARMHRRPPGSPSHPGGYRELSGREVEVLRLVAEGQSNKAIGVSMGLSALTVKSHLARIARKLGTGDRAGMVAVALRTGIIH from the coding sequence GTGTCCGTTCTCCTCGAGCAGCCCGCAAGCCTGGTCGCCTACCGCCCGAACAAGCCGACGGCCATGGTCGTCGTGGCCGACCCGCGCGTCCGTTCCACCGTCACCCGCCATCTGTGGGCGCTCGGAGTTCGTGACGTCATCGAGGCGTCGTCCATCGCGGAGGCCCGCCCCCGCGTCGGCAACCCGCGCGACATCTGCGTTGCCGACGTCCACCTGCCCGACGGTTCCGGGCTGACCCTGCTGTCCGAGACCCGAGCCGCCGGCTGGCCGAACGGCCTCGCCCTCTCCGCCGCCGATGACATCGGCGCGGTGCGCAACGCCCTCGCGGGCGGCGTGAAGGGCTATGTCGTCACCGGTACCCGTACCAACATCGGCCACCCGACCCGACCCGGCATGGCCCCGATCGGAGCCAATGCCGCCCGCATGCACCGCAGGCCCCCCGGTTCCCCGAGCCACCCGGGCGGCTACCGCGAACTGTCCGGCCGTGAGGTGGAGGTGCTCCGCCTGGTCGCCGAAGGCCAGTCCAACAAGGCCATCGGCGTCTCGATGGGCCTCTCCGCCCTCACGGTCAAGAGCCACCTCGCCCGCATCGCCCGCAAGCTCGGCACCGGAGACCGCGCCGGAATGGTCGCCGTCGCCCTGCGTACGGGCATCATCCACTGA
- a CDS encoding HRDC domain-containing protein, with product MTDAQETAADTSLRTTGGAPPDDVAPAPIPLLEPREGIPPVVATDEALARVVADFAAGTGPVAVDAERASGYRYGQRAYLVQLRREGAGSALIDPVGCPDLSALGDALTGSEWILHAATQDLPCLRDIGMTPTSLFDTELAGRLAGFPRVGLGAIVENVLGYALEKGHSAVDWSTRPLPDPWLRYAALDVELLVDLRNALEEELDRQGKLGWALEEFAAIASAPPAPPRKDPWRRTSGMHKVRRRRQIAVVRELWTARDQVAQRRDVSPGKVLGDAAIIEAALALPVNVQALTALPGFGHRMGRRQLEQWQAAVDRARQLPESELPQPGQQPAGPPPPRSWADKDPAAAARLSAARTAVSELAERLRMPQENLITPDTVRRVCWEPPKALTPDAVETALAGHGARHWQIEQVGPLLLRALDTDV from the coding sequence GTGACCGACGCCCAAGAGACCGCAGCAGACACATCACTGCGAACCACCGGGGGCGCTCCCCCGGACGACGTCGCCCCGGCGCCGATCCCCTTGCTCGAGCCGCGCGAGGGAATTCCCCCGGTGGTGGCGACCGACGAAGCGCTGGCCCGTGTGGTGGCGGACTTCGCCGCCGGGACCGGCCCCGTCGCCGTCGACGCGGAGCGCGCCTCCGGCTATCGCTACGGGCAGCGCGCCTACCTGGTGCAGCTGCGCCGCGAGGGCGCGGGCAGCGCGCTGATCGACCCGGTCGGCTGCCCCGACCTGTCCGCGCTCGGCGACGCCCTCACCGGCAGTGAGTGGATCCTGCACGCGGCCACCCAGGACCTGCCCTGCCTGCGCGACATAGGCATGACCCCGACCTCGCTCTTCGACACGGAGCTCGCCGGACGGCTGGCGGGATTCCCGCGTGTCGGGCTGGGGGCCATAGTCGAGAACGTCCTCGGCTACGCCCTGGAGAAGGGGCACTCCGCGGTCGACTGGTCCACCCGCCCCCTGCCCGACCCCTGGCTGCGCTACGCCGCGCTCGACGTCGAGCTGCTGGTGGACCTGCGCAACGCCCTGGAGGAGGAGCTGGACCGGCAGGGCAAGCTCGGCTGGGCCTTGGAGGAGTTCGCCGCGATCGCCTCGGCTCCGCCCGCTCCCCCGCGCAAGGACCCGTGGCGCCGGACCTCCGGCATGCACAAGGTGCGCCGCCGCCGCCAGATCGCGGTCGTACGGGAGCTGTGGACCGCCCGTGACCAGGTGGCGCAGCGCCGGGACGTCTCCCCCGGGAAGGTCCTCGGCGACGCCGCGATCATCGAGGCGGCCCTGGCGCTCCCGGTGAACGTGCAGGCCCTGACCGCGCTGCCCGGCTTCGGGCACCGGATGGGGCGCCGCCAGCTCGAGCAGTGGCAGGCGGCCGTCGACCGCGCCAGGCAGCTGCCCGAGTCCGAACTCCCGCAGCCCGGCCAGCAGCCGGCGGGTCCTCCGCCGCCCCGCTCGTGGGCGGACAAGGACCCGGCCGCCGCGGCCCGGCTGTCGGCGGCCCGCACCGCCGTGTCGGAGCTCGCCGAGCGGCTGCGCATGCCACAGGAGAATCTGATCACCCCGGACACCGTGCGCCGGGTCTGCTGGGAGCCGCCCAAGGCACTGACCCCCGACGCGGTCGAGACCGCGCTGGCCGGACACGGTGCGCGCCACTGGCAGATCGAACAGGTGGGCCCGCTGCTGCTGCGCGCCCTGGACACCGACGTCTGA
- a CDS encoding acetyl-CoA C-acyltransferase, producing MPRTIRDVVFVDGVRTPFGKAGPKGIYHETRADDLVVKAIRELLRRNPDLDPAKIDEVAIAATTQIGDQGLTLGRTAGILAGLPQSVPGYSIDRMCAGALTAVTSTAGSIAFGAYDVVIAGGVEHMGRHPMGESVDPNPRLVSEKLVDESALFMGMTAENLHDRYPSITKQRADEYAVRSQEKAAKAYANGKIQQDLVPVSVRRTDPAVGETGWGLVTADEPMRPGTTMESLAGLKTPFRAHGRVTAGNAAGLNDGATASLLASEETARELGLPVKMRLVSYAFAGVEPEVMGYGPIPATEKALAKAGLSIDDIGLFEINEAFAVQVLAFLEHYGIADDDQRVNQYGGAIAYGHPLASSGVRLMTQLARQFEEQPEVRYGLTTMCVGFGMGATVVWENPHFENAGGNK from the coding sequence GTGCCTCGTACCATCCGGGACGTCGTCTTCGTCGACGGCGTCCGCACCCCGTTCGGCAAAGCGGGCCCGAAGGGCATCTACCACGAGACCCGCGCCGACGATCTCGTCGTGAAGGCCATCCGGGAGCTGCTGCGCCGCAACCCGGACCTGGACCCCGCGAAGATCGACGAGGTCGCCATCGCCGCGACCACCCAGATCGGCGACCAGGGCCTCACTCTCGGGCGTACCGCCGGAATCCTGGCCGGTCTGCCCCAGTCGGTCCCCGGTTACTCCATCGACCGCATGTGTGCGGGCGCCCTGACCGCCGTGACCTCGACGGCAGGTTCCATCGCCTTCGGCGCGTACGACGTCGTCATCGCCGGCGGTGTCGAGCACATGGGCCGCCACCCGATGGGCGAGAGCGTGGACCCCAACCCGCGCCTCGTGTCGGAGAAGCTGGTCGACGAGTCGGCCCTCTTCATGGGCATGACCGCGGAGAACCTGCACGACAGGTACCCCTCGATCACCAAGCAGCGCGCCGACGAGTACGCGGTCCGTTCGCAGGAGAAGGCCGCCAAGGCGTACGCCAACGGCAAGATCCAGCAGGACCTGGTGCCGGTCTCCGTGCGCCGCACCGACCCGGCGGTCGGCGAGACGGGCTGGGGCCTGGTCACCGCCGACGAGCCGATGCGCCCGGGCACCACCATGGAGTCCCTGGCCGGCCTGAAGACCCCGTTCCGCGCCCACGGCCGCGTGACGGCCGGTAACGCCGCGGGGCTCAACGACGGCGCCACCGCCTCGCTGCTCGCGTCCGAGGAGACCGCCCGCGAGCTGGGCCTCCCCGTCAAGATGCGTCTCGTGTCGTACGCCTTCGCGGGCGTCGAGCCGGAGGTCATGGGCTACGGCCCGATCCCGGCGACGGAGAAGGCCCTGGCCAAGGCCGGTCTCTCCATCGACGACATCGGTCTCTTCGAGATCAACGAGGCCTTCGCCGTGCAGGTCCTCGCCTTCCTGGAGCACTACGGCATCGCCGACGACGACCAGCGCGTCAACCAGTACGGCGGCGCCATCGCCTACGGCCACCCGCTCGCCTCCTCCGGCGTCCGCCTGATGACTCAGCTGGCCCGCCAGTTCGAGGAGCAGCCGGAGGTCCGCTACGGCCTGACGACCATGTGTGTCGGCTTCGGCATGGGCGCGACGGTCGTCTGGGAGAACCCGCACTTCGAGAACGCCGGAGGCAACAAGTGA
- a CDS encoding 3-hydroxyacyl-CoA dehydrogenase NAD-binding domain-containing protein codes for MSSTTELLKGAAELFPGEVVTQAHVRHLDLPGGAGRFALITLDNGFDHTKPTTVGPQSLANLNAAVDQVEEEAAEGTIVGVGVTGKPFIFAVGADLKGVELLKEHKDALAIGKGGHDVFRRLSGLAVPTFAYYNGAAMGGGVEIGLHCSYRTVSSALPAFSLPEVFLGLVPGWGGCALLPNLIGADRAVSVIIENSLNQNRQLKGKQVFELGIADAIFEGADFLEQSLIWTASVLKGEIAVERPEVDRGDAWDQAVARGKAIADSKVHGAAPAAYRALEIIAAAKSGDLGAGFDAEDQALADLIMGGELRSGIYSFNLVQKRAKRPAGAPDKALARPVTKVGVVGAGLMASQLALLFLRRLEVPVVLTDIDQERVDKGVGYVHAEIEKLLGKGRINQDKANRLKALVSGVLDKAEGFSDADFIIEAVFEEIGVKQKVFAEVEAVAPAHAILATNTSSLSVTEMASKLKNPERVVGFHFFNPVAILPLLEIVRGEQTDDASLATAFGVARKLKKTAVLVKDAPAFVVNRILTRFMGEIQNIIDEGTPVETAEKAIEPLGLPMSPLVLLELVGPAIGLHVSETLNRAFPDRFTVSENLAAVVKAGKRGFYVYDSGAPVLDPEVAALLEQGDSVLSEEQVRDRVLDAVAQEIGLMLAEGVVAEPQDIDLCLITGAGWPFHLGGITPYLDREGVSERVNGKRFLEQGVASVPA; via the coding sequence ATGAGCTCCACCACCGAGCTTCTGAAGGGCGCGGCCGAGCTGTTCCCCGGCGAGGTCGTCACGCAGGCGCACGTACGCCACCTCGACCTTCCCGGCGGCGCGGGCCGCTTCGCCCTCATCACGCTGGACAACGGCTTCGACCACACCAAGCCGACCACCGTCGGCCCGCAGTCGCTGGCGAACCTGAACGCCGCCGTCGACCAGGTCGAGGAGGAAGCGGCCGAGGGCACGATCGTCGGTGTCGGTGTGACCGGCAAGCCGTTCATCTTCGCGGTCGGCGCGGACCTCAAGGGCGTCGAACTCCTCAAGGAGCACAAGGACGCGCTGGCCATCGGCAAGGGCGGCCACGACGTCTTCCGCCGTCTGTCGGGCCTCGCGGTCCCGACGTTCGCGTACTACAACGGCGCGGCGATGGGCGGTGGCGTCGAGATCGGGCTGCACTGCTCCTACCGCACCGTCTCCAGTGCGCTGCCGGCGTTCTCGCTGCCCGAGGTCTTCCTCGGCCTGGTCCCCGGCTGGGGCGGCTGCGCGCTGCTCCCCAACCTGATCGGCGCCGACCGCGCCGTGTCGGTGATCATCGAGAACTCGCTGAACCAGAACCGCCAGCTCAAGGGCAAGCAGGTCTTCGAGCTCGGGATCGCCGACGCGATCTTCGAGGGTGCGGACTTCCTGGAGCAGTCGCTGATCTGGACCGCGTCCGTCCTCAAGGGCGAGATCGCGGTGGAGCGCCCCGAGGTCGACCGCGGTGACGCCTGGGACCAGGCCGTCGCACGCGGCAAGGCGATCGCCGACTCCAAGGTGCACGGCGCCGCCCCGGCCGCGTACCGCGCGCTGGAGATCATCGCCGCGGCGAAGTCCGGTGACCTGGGCGCCGGTTTCGACGCCGAGGACCAGGCCCTCGCCGACCTGATCATGGGCGGTGAGCTGCGCTCCGGGATCTACTCGTTCAACCTCGTCCAGAAGCGCGCCAAGCGCCCGGCCGGCGCCCCGGACAAGGCTCTGGCCCGCCCGGTCACCAAGGTGGGCGTGGTGGGCGCGGGCCTGATGGCCAGCCAGCTCGCCCTGCTCTTCCTGCGCCGCCTCGAGGTCCCGGTCGTCCTCACGGACATCGACCAGGAGCGCGTCGACAAGGGTGTGGGCTACGTCCACGCCGAGATCGAGAAGCTCCTCGGCAAGGGCCGCATCAACCAGGACAAGGCCAACCGCCTCAAGGCCCTGGTCTCCGGCGTGCTGGACAAGGCGGAGGGCTTCTCCGACGCCGACTTCATCATCGAGGCCGTCTTCGAGGAGATCGGCGTCAAGCAGAAGGTGTTCGCGGAGGTGGAGGCGGTCGCCCCGGCGCACGCGATCCTCGCCACGAACACCTCGTCCCTCTCGGTCACCGAGATGGCGTCGAAGCTGAAGAACCCCGAGCGGGTCGTCGGCTTCCACTTCTTCAACCCGGTCGCGATCCTCCCCCTCCTGGAGATCGTCCGCGGCGAGCAGACCGACGACGCCTCGCTGGCCACGGCCTTCGGCGTCGCCCGGAAGCTGAAGAAGACCGCGGTGCTGGTGAAGGACGCCCCCGCGTTCGTCGTCAACCGCATCCTCACCCGCTTCATGGGCGAGATCCAGAACATCATCGACGAGGGCACCCCGGTCGAGACGGCGGAGAAGGCCATCGAGCCCCTCGGCCTGCCGATGTCCCCGCTGGTGCTCCTGGAGCTCGTGGGCCCGGCCATCGGCCTGCACGTCTCCGAGACCCTGAACCGCGCGTTCCCGGACCGCTTCACGGTCTCCGAGAACCTCGCGGCGGTCGTGAAGGCGGGCAAGCGCGGCTTCTACGTCTACGACTCCGGTGCGCCGGTCCTCGACCCCGAGGTCGCCGCGCTCCTCGAGCAGGGCGACTCCGTCCTGTCCGAGGAGCAGGTCCGCGACCGCGTCCTGGACGCGGTGGCGCAGGAGATCGGCCTGATGCTCGCCGAGGGCGTCGTCGCCGAGCCGCAGGACATCGACCTCTGCCTGATCACCGGCGCGGGCTGGCCCTTCCACCTGGGCGGCATCACGCCGTACCTGGACCGCGAGGGCGTCTCCGAGCGGGTCAACGGGAAGCGTTTCCTGGAGCAGGGCGTGGCGAGCGTTCCGGCATAA
- a CDS encoding signaling protein: protein MTISDRPVSRRALLLAGGGTVAAATAAGVVLARREKQTPPPPGAVGLFDIDAAAELLRPTPLHDITGPQSIAFDEHGRMYALQVMQGGIRLPDEERPASGKARRLAGDMCVTAYARGGAAAGHMYLRGFGHGISMGVEPSGDGPLLWVECDADTGTGYGRAVARVPFHHGTVLDSTSPSVRHHRPLPGSHRIHPAVDVAGGRVLLSHRAGRSQRYTVYALDDFLSGSYKPLADLRNHALRGGETLQGCAVHGDHIYQLTGTPYTDPEGANPPEGGGNTYVSAIDVRSGRTIGRRKVSVAPHLPFREPEGLAVRPGARPELCVAFSVKSGDRRNVAVYACPS from the coding sequence ATGACGATCAGCGACAGGCCGGTGAGCCGGCGAGCACTCCTCCTCGCGGGAGGCGGCACCGTGGCCGCCGCCACCGCTGCAGGCGTGGTCCTCGCCAGGCGTGAGAAGCAGACACCTCCTCCCCCGGGTGCCGTGGGGTTGTTCGACATCGACGCGGCCGCGGAACTGCTACGGCCCACTCCGCTTCACGACATCACCGGACCGCAGTCGATCGCGTTCGACGAGCACGGCCGCATGTACGCGCTCCAGGTCATGCAGGGTGGCATCCGGCTGCCGGACGAGGAGCGCCCCGCGTCCGGGAAGGCGCGGCGACTGGCCGGGGACATGTGCGTCACGGCGTACGCCCGTGGCGGAGCGGCCGCGGGGCACATGTACCTGCGCGGATTCGGACACGGCATCTCGATGGGCGTCGAGCCGTCCGGCGACGGCCCGCTGCTCTGGGTGGAGTGCGACGCCGACACGGGTACCGGGTACGGACGCGCCGTGGCCCGTGTCCCCTTCCACCACGGCACGGTGCTGGACAGTACGTCCCCCTCGGTACGCCACCACCGGCCCCTGCCCGGCAGCCACCGGATCCACCCGGCCGTGGACGTGGCCGGCGGGCGCGTCCTGCTGAGCCACCGGGCTGGGCGGTCCCAGCGGTACACGGTCTACGCCCTGGACGACTTCCTCTCGGGCTCGTACAAGCCGTTGGCCGACCTCAGGAACCATGCCCTGCGCGGCGGCGAGACACTCCAGGGCTGCGCCGTGCACGGCGATCACATCTACCAGCTCACGGGGACTCCCTACACGGACCCGGAGGGTGCCAATCCGCCGGAGGGCGGCGGGAACACCTACGTGTCGGCCATCGACGTGCGCAGCGGGAGGACCATCGGCCGGCGCAAGGTCTCCGTCGCACCCCACCTCCCTTTCCGGGAACCGGAGGGACTCGCCGTCCGGCCGGGGGCCCGTCCCGAGCTGTGTGTGGCGTTCTCCGTGAAGTCCGGCGACAGACGAAACGTCGCTGTCTACGCGTGTCCGTCCTGA